TCAATCCTTTGATAGGTATATGTATAAGGATGAATATATAATCCTCCAATAGTATAGAGACGAAGGATGAAAGTTGAAAAATCCAATTAGAATGTATATAGATACAATTAGAATGTATATAAATACAATAAATAGGGATGAGGAGCAGGATGTAAAATATCTAATTCTTTGTCATCCCTAAAGATGATGTGTATATAAGTTGTTATATTACTTATCTACATTGATTGGATTAATATTATAACACTCCCACGCTCGTTAGTATGAATGTGGGTGCTCTAAGTCATTTTGTCATTGTTATTTGAAGTTAAATTAGACTCAAGGtgatcaaaatttttttttcccaaacCCTAATAAAGGGTGGCTGCAGAATGTCCACAAGAGAGAAAGCGAATGGATGGCCATATCCCGGCCATGAAAAGGTGCTCCCACTATCTCTCCCAGTCTGCAATGACTCAGAAAGCTCCCACCCACGATGACATGAACGCTTCATGCTTTTCTTTCACCCCTCCGCCTccaccttttcttcttctttgcctgTGGGGATAaacacagagagagagagagagagagagagagagagagagagagagagaatggcCTCAAAAGGCCAATGACTCTCCCTCCGTCTGACCCTGAGCAAAGGCAAAAGGATGGGGGAAAGAATAAAAATGGGGCCTTCCAGTCCACCACTACCAACACCACCATCTTTTGCTGGATTCCTGTTGCACCGTAACCAATAGAAAATTACGACTCTCATCCTTTGTGTTTATCCATGAGACCCATcatgcactttctttcttcgtTCGTAAACAATCATCTGACACAATCATTTCGCCAACCCCTGAAACATCCCCACCGCCATGTTTCTGAACCTCaaaccctaaaaccccccaaTGCATCGTCGTCTCGCTCGCTGGCTCGCCTCTGTATCGACGGACTGTAGAATTCGTGGTTTTAGTCGCGAAGTAATCCGGAACGAATAGGATTGAAATCGAAATTAAAGAGCATGGAAATTCAATGCATGCAGTGTTTTCCCTCCTTTTTTGTGTTACAGATTTCCGACATATGGAGTAGTTTCGGCACGTGCCGTTTCGTGAGGGGGGCAATTAGAAGAAGAATTTAGACTGCCCTGCACGTGCCATAATGCTTTGGATCGCCCCCCTCCCCCGCCGCCGCAATCCGCTCATGGCTTCCAGGCGCTCGCCCACACCACCGCTTGCTCCTTCCATTCGAGGAACACGCCGGCGTCGTCGGCGTCCGTGGTCGACGATCTCATCGACCATCCCTCTCGGTACCTCCTCAGCAGCGCCCTCACGTCGTCGGCTGCGTCCTCGCTGAAGGCCGATGGCGCGAAGCCTGCGGTGCGCATCCGTCTCGACCACACTGCCGCCTTCTCCCTTCGCTCGGCAGACTCCGACGGTGCGCACGAGACGATATCCACCACCGCCCTCCCTGCCGTCCGCTCCAGTGACAGCCGCTCGTTGCTCGTGCGTGGGAAGCTCTCCTCCAGCGACTCCATGTAAGCCGTGAAGAATCGCAAGCTCTCCTGAAAGACCTTCATGAACGCCTCCCCTTCCTCCGGCTCGTCGCCACCGTCCACCCCCGCAAGGTCGGCTTCCTCTTCCACGACCGTCACGATCCGAGGCCGCAGCCTCCGGATGGCGGCCAGGAAGCCACCCCTCCGGCCGCCGCTCGGTGAGATGGCGTGGAGGGCGTTGACACAATTCACCGCGAGGCCGGAAACGGAATCGTCGCAGCGCAGGTCGAGGGTGTCGAGGTCGAGAGAGGATAGGTCGCCGGCATGGTGGACGACGTTGAAGCGGAAGGGCACGCCCATGAGACGAGCGAACTTCTCCATCCGCTGACCTATCTCCTTCATCACCCGTTGCATCGATGAGGAGGCCGCAGCCACAGTGGTGATGGTGAGGTGCGGCGTGTCGTCGGCGGAGCGCGTGGCCAGCGCCTCCAGCAGCGTCGGCCACTGAGTGCAGAAGGTGGTGCTGAGGTCGAGGATGTGCAGCCGCTGCGGCGTCCCCTCGAGGAAGGCTTCGAGAATGGCTCCGTTGGCAGCCACGTGGCCGAAGGAGGACCAGGGGCTGAGTTCCTGGAAACGCAGCGCAGTCCGGCGGGCGGAGTCGAAGGAACAGTTGCGGTCGGAGGCGGCAGCGAGGGTGCGCAGCGTTCGCTGCCCGGACGCCGTCAGCCGAGCGAAGAGACCCTGCAGGAAGTAGGCGGCAACCTTCTGCTCGGCGTCGCCGTAGGGCGACGCCAGCTCGTTGAGCATCCACGTCAGCTGCTGCGCTCGCTGGGTGTCGCGCGCAGCCACGGCGCGCGCACACTCGAGAAGCAGCTGCGACGCCCACCTCCCCCCACCGCCAGACCCCGAGGCGGAGGACGAGGAGATGGGCGAGGAGAAGACGTCGAGGTTGAGGTCAGCAGCTGCGGCGGCGGGGTCGAACACCAGGGTCGGCGTGGCCGGCGGACGGTGACCACCCAAGtgcttggaggaggaggaggaggagaagtctTCATCCATGAAAAGGCCGTGGTGGTTGGTGCCGCATTCTTGATCTCGATGCGAGTACGGATCCTGATGAGGGAACGAATAATCGGGCTGCTCCAAGTAGTAGCCGCCGTTGATCTGGTGCAGAGAGGGGTCGCCGGAGGATCTAGAGCTGCTCGAATTCCGACTCAGATCGTAGGAAGATTGCCGATGCGAATTGGATTGAGGACTAAATAATCTAAACAGGGTGTCCATCAGCCCGGCCCACACTTCCACATATAGTGAGAGGGCAGGGCGAAagacaaaaggaagaaggaaatagTCGTTTGGAAGGAGATGAAAGAAAAGCAGCCTGAGGATTGGGGTTtaaaagaagagggagagaaagagagATCTAGGAGTTGGGAGTTTTGTCAAGGGGACGGACGGACGGACTGACTGGCAAGAGAAGAAGAGACTGAGTCTGAGAGGGGGTGTCAAAATCTTAACTTTGGGTGTCAAAATCTCAACTTTAGGCGTCCAAGGGTGTCAAAATCTTAACTTTGGGTGTCAAAATCTCAACTTTAGGCGTCCAAGGGTGTCAAAATCTTAACTTTGGATGTCAAAATCCTAACTTTGGTCAGTGGACAGTGCGTGGTGGGAGCATGCCCCGCCCCCCTCCCTTTTGATGCTTTTGGTGCAGTCGATGAGTGGAAAGTATGgactccatttcttttcttttttccccGTTTCTGGTGACGGTGCTCCAAAATCATCCAATCAACTAAAATCGCAGAAAAGCAAAGTGAAACACGGAACGAGTAACCTTCGGATTCTGATCTGAATTTAGACCGcgctacaagaagaaaggaaggaaggaaggaattGTTTAAGAATAGTCGTGAACAATTTCCTGCTGGAGGAATTCACCTGacaatgtggcaaaaggcgaaaccctCGTCCTCAGGGCCCCCGCCGCACCCTGCCCagggtcatcacgagggaggtaaatcacggtagctCGGTGGCAAGTACGCAGTGGGCCGAGACTTTTTGCACAGGGATAGGGAATAAATCCCCGTTGCCCTGCGGACTCGAACCCATGTTCTCAGTGGCAAACTTCCACGCCTTTACCAGCCGAGATAACCCCGTGGGGCGAATTCACCTGACAATGTGCATCCatgaatgagagagagagagaggggttgGCGTGCCAATGCGGCAGCAGCGGCAGCGAGAACATATCAACGACAGAGTAGGACAGGGGAAAAGGGGCGAGGAGGTCGAGCGTGCATGGGCATCATCATCAAACCCACCACCGAGGCGAGACATTCTGTTGCCTTGGCCTGACCCAACTCATCGCTCCAATTGACACACGCCCTCTCGCAGTCGCAGGGGCGCCCCGCCCTTTTCCAATGCTGTCTCCGCATCGCCCCATTCGGCTCGAACGAATTATCTACGTGTTAGGGAGCTCGAGCCTACGACGAGCGTGCGAGGGAAACGTTCCCTTTGGAGGCACGCTGGTAGTGGTAGCATGAAGCTGGGTGCGGTCTTGATGGGAACAGCGACGGTTACAGGGTGGACTGCCCCATGGAGGGCCGACCAATCATGGTTTTGCGGCCTTGCTCTGTGGCTGCTTTTGGTGCGCTAGCTAGCTCTCATTCCTTTTGTCCCCTCCCCTGCCCTGCTCTGCTCTGCTATGCTCCAGCCGAAACCATAAACTCCTCGCGAAGGGTTTCAGGGCTGCTGCATTGTTCATTGCGCGTGCCCATTGCTgcagatcgatcagtcgattcaTGGGAAATATAGAGTTGAGAATTGGTTTCCTTTTTAGGTATGTATTTTAGTTAGATTTGGCATTACACTTTTACTTTCACACGATTGTCGATCAAGCGGGGAGAATGAAGGACAATTAAACAACTTTTATATAGAGACTTATACTCCGTGAGTTttagtgttatttttttttaaaaaaaaaagctttATGATTTAAGATTTAGAGTTTAAAAGCGTTATGATACACATATTTGATATGTTGCATATTTATCCACTAACACCTTGTAGCATctaatgttattttttaaaattatttttaaggttTAGATTTAGAATACAGGATTTAGTATTTAGATTAAAGGaagtgaaaattttaaaaattaatattatgtaCTAACAGATGAATGTATATCATATTAAAACTCTCTTTATATATAATTTAGTGACCCTACCCATTTAATTATTGATAATCTGTGAGCACCTAGGGTTATCTGTTTTTTAGAGTTTAGTATTTAgatttatgatttaattttatCATCCTACATAATCATTTATTGATAATCCGTCACTGCAAAGAAAATAGCAATTAGTGATTGAAATTTTAGTTGCATTAATTT
This region of Zingiber officinale cultivar Zhangliang chromosome 9A, Zo_v1.1, whole genome shotgun sequence genomic DNA includes:
- the LOC122021528 gene encoding protein SHORT-ROOT 1-like, which gives rise to MDTLFRLFSPQSNSHRQSSYDLSRNSSSSRSSGDPSLHQINGGYYLEQPDYSFPHQDPYSHRDQECGTNHHGLFMDEDFSSSSSSKHLGGHRPPATPTLVFDPAAAAADLNLDVFSSPISSSSASGSGGGGRWASQLLLECARAVAARDTQRAQQLTWMLNELASPYGDAEQKVAAYFLQGLFARLTASGQRTLRTLAAASDRNCSFDSARRTALRFQELSPWSSFGHVAANGAILEAFLEGTPQRLHILDLSTTFCTQWPTLLEALATRSADDTPHLTITTVAAASSSMQRVMKEIGQRMEKFARLMGVPFRFNVVHHAGDLSSLDLDTLDLRCDDSVSGLAVNCVNALHAISPSGGRRGGFLAAIRRLRPRIVTVVEEEADLAGVDGGDEPEEGEAFMKVFQESLRFFTAYMESLEESFPRTSNERLSLERTAGRAVVDIVSCAPSESAERREKAAVWSRRMRTAGFAPSAFSEDAADDVRALLRRYREGWSMRSSTTDADDAGVFLEWKEQAVVWASAWKP